A portion of the Corynebacterium heidelbergense genome contains these proteins:
- a CDS encoding serine/threonine-protein kinase produces the protein MEPKHPEPIVDPDQPDRTDIDRTQHLLGPRYELSWIIGRGGMSTVWLAFDHEADRDVAVKILKPEYTENPEFRARFRNESEAAEALRSENVVTTYDYGEVRENGAVFCFIVMEYVRGETLADVLRREQVLPEALSLDVMAQTAKGLHAIHEAGMVHRDIKPANLLITPQGVVKVTDFGIAKAAEAVPLTRTGMVVGTAQYVSPEQAQGLRVGPASDIYSLGVVGYEILAGHRPFSGDSSVSVAIKHISEAPQPLPQSVSGPMRELIGICLRKDPSRRFADGEELAQATVFVSRGQRPPRPHLVPAIDIGDQPHTEELAQVATGQGTAVPPRQGPAVPVVPPQLGMPPNSSGRQPTPAPDPRAAQFAHCPPGRAVQHPQPGRPPVAAAAQAAAPTLPRRSGSSSALWIVLVLVSLFAVALVAYLSFGGSTKPSPDGQTTTVTSEVPTTPQETGGNGAGSGSGSGSGGWRPQLPGGADQGGAGNDNGQDNPNTPNGATTAPDRPRLPEIPGLPGLGGNGNSNGNGGGGGNGAGNGGNGTGGAGNNSTQGQGGRPGTGAGGTGGGQGGAGTGQGDRPGTGAGGTGGGQGGAGTGRGSGTGNTANGAGGGAPGASAIAGGGGTTPATQGGRA, from the coding sequence ATGGAACCCAAGCACCCAGAACCCATCGTGGACCCGGACCAGCCGGACCGGACGGACATCGACCGCACCCAGCACCTGCTGGGCCCCCGCTACGAGCTCAGTTGGATCATCGGCCGGGGCGGCATGTCCACCGTCTGGTTGGCCTTCGACCACGAGGCCGACCGCGACGTGGCGGTGAAGATCCTCAAGCCGGAGTACACGGAAAACCCGGAGTTTCGGGCCAGGTTCCGCAACGAGTCCGAGGCCGCGGAGGCGCTGCGTTCCGAAAACGTGGTGACCACGTACGACTACGGCGAGGTCCGCGAAAACGGCGCGGTGTTCTGCTTCATCGTCATGGAATACGTCCGCGGCGAGACGCTGGCGGACGTTCTGCGCCGGGAACAGGTACTACCGGAGGCCCTTTCGCTCGACGTGATGGCGCAGACCGCCAAGGGGCTGCACGCGATTCACGAGGCCGGGATGGTCCACCGTGACATCAAGCCCGCGAATCTGCTCATTACCCCCCAGGGCGTGGTGAAGGTGACGGACTTTGGCATTGCCAAGGCCGCCGAGGCCGTGCCGTTGACGCGCACGGGCATGGTGGTGGGAACCGCCCAGTATGTTTCCCCCGAGCAAGCCCAGGGCCTGCGGGTGGGCCCAGCCTCCGACATCTACTCGCTGGGCGTGGTGGGTTACGAGATCCTCGCGGGACACCGCCCCTTCAGTGGGGATTCCTCCGTATCCGTAGCCATCAAGCACATCAGCGAAGCACCGCAACCCCTGCCGCAGAGCGTGTCCGGACCGATGCGGGAACTGATCGGTATCTGCCTGCGCAAGGATCCCTCCCGCCGGTTCGCCGATGGGGAGGAACTGGCCCAGGCCACCGTCTTCGTCTCCCGCGGCCAACGCCCACCGCGGCCCCACTTGGTGCCGGCGATCGATATCGGGGATCAACCCCACACGGAGGAGTTGGCGCAGGTGGCTACGGGCCAGGGCACCGCTGTTCCGCCGCGTCAGGGACCCGCCGTTCCGGTCGTGCCGCCGCAGTTGGGCATGCCCCCCAATTCTTCTGGACGCCAACCCACCCCAGCGCCAGATCCACGCGCCGCGCAATTTGCCCATTGCCCGCCGGGCCGGGCGGTCCAGCACCCGCAACCGGGCCGACCGCCGGTTGCTGCGGCGGCCCAGGCAGCAGCCCCCACACTGCCGCGCCGGTCGGGCTCCTCCTCGGCCTTGTGGATCGTGCTCGTCCTGGTCTCCCTATTTGCGGTGGCCCTCGTGGCCTACCTTTCCTTTGGGGGGTCCACCAAGCCCTCCCCGGACGGGCAGACCACCACCGTGACGAGCGAAGTACCCACCACCCCGCAGGAAACGGGCGGTAATGGCGCTGGGTCGGGCAGTGGCTCGGGGTCGGGTGGTTGGCGTCCCCAGCTACCCGGCGGCGCGGACCAAGGCGGCGCCGGGAATGACAACGGCCAGGACAACCCGAACACCCCCAATGGCGCTACCACCGCGCCCGACCGGCCCCGCCTGCCGGAGATCCCCGGCCTACCGGGGCTGGGCGGCAATGGGAACTCCAACGGCAACGGCGGCGGCGGAGGCAACGGCGCCGGCAACGGCGGAAATGGCACTGGCGGCGCGGGCAACAACTCTACGCAAGGCCAGGGCGGTCGGCCGGGAACCGGTGCCGGTGGCACTGGCGGCGGCCAGGGCGGCGCGGGCACGGGCCAGGGCGACCGGCCTGGAACCGGTGCCGGTGGCACTGGCGGCGGCCAGGGCGGCGCGGGCACGGGCCGGGGTTCAGGCACCGGGAATACCGCCAACGGGGCTGGTGGAGGTGCGCCCGGTGCCTCCGCGATAGCCGGGGGTGGCGGTACTACCCCGGCGACGCAGGGCGGCCGGGCTTAG
- a CDS encoding penicillin-binding transpeptidase domain-containing protein, which produces MNKSIRAVTLFSFLLIVALIANLTYIQAFQTKSLAENPLNNRQFLEMKHRPRGQISAGGQVLAESVADAEGMYDRRYPYNPQAFGSVVGYASDRFGAAGIEQSQNSILTGEDDSLFAKRTWDNLTGKPTQGANVELTLLPAVQETAFNELSSKGYSGSVVAIRPSTGDVLAMASTPSFDPSAIASPDPDASAAAFNALSQDSNAPLLDRATQQTQPPGSTFKVITTAAALQSGDNKNTPVTAANKITLPDTATTLENYNGETCGSGSQTTLYEAFRRSCNAPFVQLATKNGADVFRKTANAFGIGGDYPQLGLPVETSRLGDLPDGAALGQSAIGQRDVALTPLQNAINAATIANGGVRMQPHLIHQITGADLKPLRTYTPKVADRAISKEVADQEKELMLAAEKWANGQSNIASKTGTAEHGEDSRSSKPHTWYIAFSTEADVAVAVLVENGGDLGQEATGNSVAGPIGRAVINSAVGAIAATGSGR; this is translated from the coding sequence ATGAACAAGTCCATCCGTGCCGTCACCCTGTTCAGCTTCCTCCTCATCGTCGCGCTCATCGCCAACCTCACCTACATCCAGGCCTTTCAAACAAAGTCCCTGGCCGAAAACCCCCTGAACAACCGCCAATTCCTCGAGATGAAGCACCGGCCGCGCGGGCAAATTTCCGCCGGGGGCCAGGTGCTGGCCGAATCCGTCGCGGATGCGGAAGGCATGTACGACCGGCGCTACCCCTACAACCCGCAGGCCTTCGGTTCCGTCGTGGGCTATGCCTCCGACCGCTTCGGCGCGGCGGGCATCGAGCAATCCCAGAACTCCATCCTCACAGGCGAGGATGACTCGCTATTCGCGAAGCGGACCTGGGACAACCTCACCGGCAAGCCCACCCAGGGGGCCAATGTTGAGCTCACCCTCCTGCCCGCGGTGCAGGAGACGGCATTCAACGAGCTGAGCAGCAAAGGTTACTCCGGCTCGGTTGTAGCGATCCGGCCCTCCACCGGCGATGTTCTAGCTATGGCCTCCACGCCCTCTTTCGACCCCTCGGCCATCGCCTCCCCGGACCCGGATGCCTCCGCCGCGGCCTTCAACGCCCTGTCCCAAGACAGCAATGCCCCCCTCCTGGACCGGGCCACGCAGCAAACCCAGCCCCCGGGCTCCACGTTCAAGGTCATCACCACCGCCGCCGCGCTGCAGAGCGGCGATAACAAGAACACCCCGGTCACCGCAGCCAACAAGATCACTCTGCCGGACACGGCGACCACCCTGGAGAACTACAACGGCGAAACCTGCGGCTCCGGCTCCCAAACCACCCTCTACGAGGCCTTCCGCCGCTCCTGCAACGCCCCCTTCGTTCAACTCGCCACGAAGAACGGCGCGGACGTGTTCCGCAAGACGGCGAACGCTTTCGGCATCGGCGGGGACTATCCCCAGCTCGGGCTGCCGGTGGAAACCTCCCGCCTCGGGGACCTGCCCGACGGCGCGGCGCTGGGTCAGTCCGCGATTGGGCAGCGCGACGTCGCCCTCACCCCGCTGCAAAACGCCATCAATGCGGCGACAATTGCCAACGGCGGCGTGCGGATGCAGCCCCACCTCATCCACCAGATCACCGGCGCGGATCTCAAGCCCTTGCGCACCTACACCCCGAAGGTCGCGGACCGGGCGATTTCCAAGGAGGTCGCCGACCAGGAAAAGGAGCTCATGCTCGCTGCCGAAAAGTGGGCCAACGGGCAGAGCAACATCGCCAGCAAGACGGGCACCGCGGAGCACGGCGAGGACAGCCGCAGCTCCAAGCCGCACACCTGGTACATCGCCTTCTCCACGGAGGCCGACGTAGCCGTGGCTGTGCTCGTGGAAAACGGTGGCGACCTGGGCCAGGAGGCCACGGGTAACTCCGTGGCCGGCCCCATCGGCCGCGCCGTCATCAACTCCGCCGTCGGCGCAATCGCCGCCACGGGATCGGGACGGTGA
- a CDS encoding FtsW/RodA/SpoVE family cell cycle protein: protein MKLFSRRTEAGLLLIAALLLLVAIVALELAQGHEIKTSIFYLVGGFAVIFLVAHLVLCWVAPHADQVILPIAAILNGIGLVMIYRLDLSTGASLANSQIMWTVIGVGLMVAVLVIVRDHRRLQNYSYLLGFVGLVLSALPIVWPTSLNADANVWISIGPFSIQPGEFAKILLLLFFATLLVNKRRLFTVAGKRVLGLQFPRLRDLGPLLLVWGLALFISAAQNDFGPALLLFATVLGMLYIATGRASWLLIGFGLAAIGAIGVYNISAKIQDRVSNFLDPVAHYDGNGYQLSQALFGMSFGGVTGRGLGKGYPQQVPVAHSDFILAAIGEELGLIGLAAILVLYAILVSRGFTAAMLARDSYGKLVCAGLALTIAVQVFVVTGGVSRLLPMTGLTTPFLAHGGSSLLANYILLALILRISNSARSPLVSPPDPSAASAAAAEAPAAGPGAGDAAQADPAAAAHVSRKTRRKEKQR from the coding sequence ATGAAGCTGTTTAGCCGACGCACCGAGGCGGGCCTGCTGCTCATCGCGGCCCTGTTGCTCCTCGTGGCCATCGTGGCCCTGGAGCTCGCCCAAGGCCACGAGATCAAGACCAGCATCTTCTACCTCGTGGGTGGGTTTGCGGTCATCTTCCTCGTCGCCCACCTCGTGCTGTGCTGGGTGGCCCCGCACGCCGATCAAGTCATCCTGCCCATCGCTGCGATACTCAACGGCATCGGGTTAGTCATGATCTACCGGTTGGACCTGTCCACGGGGGCTTCCCTAGCCAACTCGCAGATCATGTGGACAGTCATCGGCGTGGGCCTCATGGTTGCAGTCCTCGTGATCGTCCGCGACCACCGCCGACTGCAGAACTACTCCTACCTGCTGGGATTCGTGGGGCTTGTGCTGTCCGCGCTGCCCATCGTGTGGCCCACCAGCTTGAACGCGGACGCCAACGTCTGGATCTCCATCGGGCCGTTCTCCATCCAGCCGGGGGAGTTCGCGAAGATCCTCCTACTGCTGTTCTTCGCCACCCTGCTGGTCAACAAGCGCCGCCTCTTCACCGTGGCGGGCAAGCGCGTGCTCGGGCTGCAATTCCCCCGACTGCGGGATCTCGGGCCGCTGCTACTGGTTTGGGGCCTGGCGCTGTTTATCTCCGCCGCCCAGAACGACTTCGGCCCCGCCCTACTGCTGTTCGCCACCGTGCTGGGGATGCTCTACATCGCCACCGGCCGGGCAAGCTGGCTTCTCATCGGCTTCGGTTTGGCCGCGATCGGGGCAATTGGCGTCTATAACATCTCCGCCAAGATCCAAGACCGCGTCTCCAATTTCCTAGACCCCGTGGCCCACTACGACGGCAATGGCTATCAACTCTCGCAGGCCCTGTTCGGTATGAGCTTCGGGGGAGTTACCGGCCGCGGCCTGGGCAAAGGATATCCCCAGCAGGTGCCCGTCGCTCACTCGGACTTCATCCTCGCGGCCATCGGCGAGGAGCTTGGCCTCATCGGCCTGGCCGCCATCCTCGTGCTCTACGCCATCCTCGTCTCGCGCGGCTTCACCGCCGCGATGCTGGCCCGGGACTCCTACGGCAAGCTCGTCTGCGCCGGCCTGGCCCTCACCATCGCGGTTCAGGTGTTCGTGGTCACCGGTGGCGTGTCCCGGCTGCTGCCCATGACCGGTCTAACCACGCCCTTCCTCGCGCACGGCGGGTCTTCCCTGCTGGCGAACTATATCCTGCTTGCGCTGATCCTGCGGATCTCCAACTCGGCCCGATCACCGCTGGTCAGCCCCCCTGACCCCTCCGCCGCATCGGCTGCCGCAGCGGAGGCCCCAGCCGCCGGACCGGGTGCGGGGGACGCGGCCCAAGCAGACCCCGCCGCGGCCGCCCACGTATCCCGAAAGACGCGACGAAAGGAGAAGCAACGATGA
- a CDS encoding PP2C family protein-serine/threonine phosphatase — translation MSGTYLALNFAACSDRGLVRGNNEDSAYAGPRLLALADGMGGHAAGEVASQFLIDAFRPLDSPLLDDPQQTDRPVTLLAAAADQGNRDIAAHVDENPQLEGMGCTLTALLFRGSEAAVCHVGDSRAYRVRGGTLKQVTKDDTFVQSLVDEGRLDAADVSSHPQRSLILKALTGRPVTPTLTTVRIKAGDRFMLCSDGLSDPVSFSTIEEVLAEGTPEHVSRRLVEMALRSGGPDNVTVIVADVVATDERGIPLDKNVQLPAAAVLAGAVAPDAAEFPRPNSAASRAAALGSSLRHTQDPRPVSPIVGQEEDEGEDEQGVSEPSQGEDATSTPSASAAGPAMASPSRPEGAPQRGSGRVDPDATTDGFDVVQAPGHDSGTGSDERATGANAAAATAGRVAGTAEAAGAAGGSATGRARKSRPAGPGRNSATGEPPADEDLEGGSTGRSKRKSRGRLLLGGFALLVILALIIGGFLGYQRYQSSYFLARNSEQIAIRKGFDTSVLGLALNRPDHEVCLDKNAKLQLIDPQSSDNCHRFSTTDLKPSARSLLESMPEASFEDVVGQLHRLAAQTLPVCVTREPAADKPGSTPGGGQPANPSAAPSTPGAPAPENNAPSAAAEPADAKTPEASAPEDLTTPGVSCREVSNR, via the coding sequence ATGAGCGGGACCTACCTGGCGCTAAACTTCGCTGCCTGCTCGGACCGGGGCCTGGTGCGGGGAAATAACGAGGACTCCGCCTACGCCGGCCCGCGCCTGCTTGCCCTTGCCGATGGGATGGGTGGACACGCGGCCGGTGAGGTGGCGTCCCAATTCCTTATCGACGCGTTTCGACCCCTTGACTCGCCCCTGCTGGACGACCCCCAACAGACCGACCGCCCCGTCACCCTCCTGGCCGCCGCAGCGGACCAGGGAAACCGGGACATCGCAGCTCACGTCGACGAGAACCCCCAGCTAGAGGGCATGGGCTGCACTCTCACTGCCCTGTTGTTCCGGGGAAGCGAAGCAGCCGTGTGCCACGTCGGGGACTCCCGGGCCTACCGGGTCCGCGGCGGCACGCTGAAGCAGGTCACGAAGGACGACACATTCGTCCAGTCCCTCGTCGACGAGGGTCGGCTGGACGCCGCCGACGTCAGCTCCCACCCCCAACGCTCCCTCATCCTTAAGGCCCTCACCGGGCGGCCGGTGACGCCGACGCTCACCACCGTGCGGATCAAGGCCGGGGACCGCTTCATGCTGTGCTCCGATGGCCTCTCGGACCCGGTGAGCTTCTCGACGATCGAGGAAGTGCTCGCCGAAGGCACCCCGGAGCACGTCTCCCGGCGCCTCGTGGAGATGGCCCTGCGCAGCGGCGGACCGGATAATGTCACGGTGATTGTCGCCGACGTGGTGGCCACCGACGAGCGCGGGATTCCCCTGGATAAGAACGTGCAGTTACCCGCTGCCGCTGTTCTCGCCGGAGCCGTGGCCCCGGACGCCGCCGAGTTCCCCCGCCCGAACTCCGCGGCCTCCCGTGCGGCGGCGCTGGGCTCCTCCCTGCGACACACACAGGACCCACGGCCCGTCTCGCCGATTGTGGGCCAGGAGGAAGACGAAGGCGAGGATGAGCAGGGGGTCTCCGAGCCCAGTCAGGGTGAGGACGCCACCTCTACCCCTAGCGCTTCCGCGGCGGGCCCCGCGATGGCCAGCCCCTCGCGCCCGGAAGGCGCACCGCAGCGCGGCTCCGGCCGGGTGGACCCGGATGCCACCACCGATGGCTTCGACGTGGTCCAGGCCCCCGGGCACGACTCCGGCACAGGCAGCGATGAGCGGGCAACAGGGGCGAACGCCGCCGCCGCGACCGCCGGCAGAGTTGCCGGAACTGCCGAGGCTGCCGGAGCTGCAGGCGGCTCCGCAACGGGCCGTGCCCGCAAAAGCCGCCCCGCCGGACCGGGGCGGAATTCCGCAACGGGGGAACCGCCGGCCGATGAGGACCTAGAGGGCGGCTCGACGGGGCGGTCCAAGCGGAAGTCCCGCGGCCGGTTGCTGCTTGGCGGCTTCGCGCTGCTCGTTATCCTGGCCCTTATTATCGGGGGTTTCCTGGGGTACCAGCGCTACCAATCCAGCTACTTCCTTGCCCGCAACAGCGAGCAGATCGCTATCCGCAAGGGCTTCGACACCTCCGTACTGGGCCTGGCACTCAACCGACCGGACCACGAAGTCTGCCTGGATAAGAACGCGAAGCTGCAACTGATCGACCCACAATCCTCTGACAATTGCCACCGGTTTAGCACCACAGACCTCAAGCCCTCCGCCCGCTCCCTGCTGGAATCCATGCCGGAGGCCTCCTTCGAGGATGTGGTGGGGCAACTCCACCGGCTGGCCGCACAGACTTTGCCCGTATGCGTGACCCGGGAACCAGCGGCCGACAAGCCGGGGAGCACCCCCGGTGGCGGGCAACCCGCCAATCCCTCCGCCGCACCGAGTACACCCGGCGCCCCTGCACCGGAGAACAACGCACCCTCTGCCGCCGCAGAACCCGCCGACGCGAAGACCCCCGAGGCTTCCGCGCCGGAAGATCTGACCACCCCGGGAGTGTCCTGCCGGGAGGTGAGCAACCGATGA
- a CDS encoding FHA domain-containing protein FhaB/FipA — MQTTLLLVAKVGLLVVLWFFIWMAIRGLNKDARRASAGMAAAGMSPYASGAALGPTAAAAGGSRGLRRSRAPQALTVISGPLAGTQLDFEGYSEILIGRSPNCTLVVDDDFASGTHARLIRRGPEWYVEDLDSRNGTWIGNQRLDQPEQLAAGSEIRIGQTHLRMDA, encoded by the coding sequence GTGCAAACCACGCTGCTGCTGGTGGCCAAGGTGGGCCTGCTGGTCGTCCTGTGGTTCTTCATCTGGATGGCAATTCGCGGCCTCAACAAGGACGCCCGGCGCGCCTCCGCCGGTATGGCCGCGGCCGGTATGAGTCCATACGCATCCGGTGCTGCCCTCGGCCCCACCGCCGCAGCGGCGGGGGGCTCCCGGGGCCTGCGCCGCAGCCGCGCGCCCCAAGCCCTCACCGTCATCTCCGGGCCGCTGGCCGGAACTCAACTCGACTTTGAAGGATATTCCGAAATCCTCATCGGCCGCTCCCCCAACTGCACCCTCGTCGTTGACGACGACTTCGCCTCCGGAACCCACGCCCGCCTCATCCGGCGCGGCCCGGAGTGGTACGTGGAGGACCTCGACTCCCGCAACGGGACCTGGATCGGCAATCAACGCCTGGACCAGCCGGAGCAGCTGGCAGCCGGGTCCGAGATTCGGATCGGCCAAACCCACCTGAGGATGGACGCATGA
- a CDS encoding DUF3662 and FHA domain-containing protein: MDLFGKFRKLDSSLQRGLDNGFARVFGGEVVPAEIDDLLKQQAESSVMVNSDGEALAPSFYGVFVSEHDHLSLIEKRPDLAEFLADKLTRFIRNQGWRTNGPIAIEIIAERSLHSGQLKSDCHFDRPQRPPQDPRSQPGAQPTPQSDAQNAQWGYPAENYPVNHNPGDTGASYAPSAQDFRHSPGGTQNPGAPNPYSWSANQHRPDGPEENSASSDPGQSVSSPSVAAVPASSQDANNPSLAALVNPGPQRDRHPGEDAYGSSAAPNAAEPNPEPPERGAPNSEPSNSESPNPEPPNPARQDPAVPDSAPVDSPQPTVTLLLRDGSNRTYRLQRGMNLIGRGSGVDLRIPDTGVSRQHAEIQWDGYDAVLTDLQSTNGTTVNDMPIENWLLADGDVISLGHSEIEVQFL, from the coding sequence ATGGACCTGTTCGGCAAGTTCCGAAAGTTGGACAGCTCGCTGCAACGTGGGCTGGACAACGGCTTCGCGCGCGTTTTCGGGGGCGAAGTGGTCCCAGCGGAGATTGACGATCTGCTCAAGCAGCAGGCCGAAAGCTCCGTTATGGTGAACTCCGACGGGGAAGCGCTGGCACCCAGTTTTTACGGTGTATTCGTCTCGGAGCACGATCACCTCAGTTTGATAGAAAAGCGTCCGGACCTCGCGGAGTTCCTGGCCGACAAGCTGACGCGGTTTATCCGCAACCAGGGTTGGCGTACCAACGGGCCCATTGCGATCGAGATCATCGCGGAACGCTCGCTGCACTCCGGCCAGTTGAAAAGCGATTGCCACTTCGACCGCCCCCAGCGCCCGCCGCAGGACCCGCGTTCGCAGCCGGGCGCCCAGCCCACACCCCAATCAGATGCCCAGAATGCCCAATGGGGTTACCCGGCGGAGAACTATCCCGTGAATCACAACCCGGGTGATACCGGTGCCTCCTACGCACCCTCGGCGCAGGACTTCCGCCACTCCCCGGGCGGCACCCAAAATCCCGGCGCACCCAACCCTTACAGCTGGTCTGCGAACCAGCACCGGCCAGATGGCCCAGAAGAAAATTCTGCCTCCTCCGATCCCGGCCAGTCGGTCTCCTCACCCTCGGTGGCCGCCGTCCCGGCATCGTCTCAGGACGCCAACAACCCATCGCTCGCTGCACTCGTCAATCCCGGACCTCAACGCGACCGCCACCCCGGTGAAGACGCTTATGGCAGCTCGGCAGCACCCAATGCGGCTGAACCAAACCCCGAGCCACCAGAGCGCGGCGCACCGAACTCCGAACCATCAAACTCCGAATCACCCAACCCCGAGCCGCCTAACCCCGCAAGGCAAGACCCCGCAGTACCGGATAGCGCCCCGGTGGACTCCCCGCAACCCACGGTTACCCTGTTGTTGCGGGACGGCAGCAACCGCACCTACCGGCTCCAGCGAGGCATGAACCTTATCGGCCGGGGCAGCGGGGTGGACCTCCGCATCCCAGATACCGGGGTGTCCCGACAACACGCCGAAATTCAGTGGGACGGTTACGACGCCGTCCTCACCGACCTGCAATCCACCAACGGAACCACCGTCAACGACATGCCCATCGAAAACTGGCTCCTGGCCGACGGAGATGTGATTTCCCTCGGTCACTCCGAGATCGAGGTGCAGTTCCTCTAG